A stretch of Nonomuraea africana DNA encodes these proteins:
- a CDS encoding molybdopterin-dependent oxidoreductase produces the protein MGGSRGNARLVGFYREARSRLRDPVAAWAELTANPQARRAYQRARGQEVSPIGDAEMAEIAAAAHVHTIAVHGPDRVAAHSTSTLSRFVGLIGGAILVDQPLAATQVFGPCAEVPEPADWAHAALAIVWGENDRSVRSPDTHWLVAGRYPGQKVVAIGRHPTRLSDETIVVRAGTDAALAMAMGHVLLKEFHLEEPAFAENAKRRTDLPFLVRLRERADGYVAHRFLTAADLGEDSPRAHLKTVLLGRGGRPVVPNGSLGFRRDPAHWNLTLETDPALTMYGKGGGVAEVLLARFDEGSGLLRRGVPVVRVGDHVVTTVYDLLLAQYGVAREGLPGRWPSGYDDALEPYTPGWQEPITGVAAARAVRLARELGETALRTGGRCMIMPGRLGTDHADTAHRAILPLLVLTGCSGVQGGGWVRPRAEGERVVEAGAYFYLHGDRWRYDGTDVGMLSWVLGEGLFNDRAPGAVLAEAVREGWLPMAPEYDRNPLDTVAEPSRHACDDPDHPANWPRVLTLAHSDQIDDCFLHHLIGSAPGLPCADLSAPVGKLDLVLGASEYADLPLPDVRQLAETFAKLAVDHLGTRRDFVRGYIVERNYPETAALLAAVPGPAVRPEGMPWQTLSGRLHTFIDHDWMHEYGEALPTYRPPGTGQPVKPTLMVRHRGQEG, from the coding sequence ATGGGGGGATCACGGGGCAACGCGCGGCTGGTCGGGTTCTATCGCGAGGCCCGCAGCAGACTTCGTGATCCGGTCGCGGCCTGGGCCGAACTCACAGCCAATCCACAGGCGAGAAGGGCCTACCAGCGGGCGCGCGGGCAGGAGGTCTCCCCCATCGGCGACGCCGAGATGGCCGAGATCGCCGCGGCGGCCCACGTCCACACGATCGCCGTCCACGGTCCCGACCGGGTGGCCGCCCACTCCACCTCCACGCTCTCCCGGTTCGTCGGGCTGATCGGCGGGGCGATCCTGGTGGACCAGCCGCTCGCCGCCACGCAGGTCTTCGGCCCGTGCGCCGAGGTGCCCGAACCCGCCGACTGGGCGCACGCCGCCCTCGCGATCGTGTGGGGGGAGAACGACCGCTCGGTCCGCTCCCCCGACACGCACTGGCTGGTCGCGGGACGCTACCCGGGACAGAAGGTGGTCGCGATCGGCCGCCATCCCACGCGGCTGTCCGACGAGACGATCGTGGTGCGCGCGGGCACCGACGCGGCGCTCGCCATGGCGATGGGGCACGTGCTGCTGAAGGAGTTCCACCTGGAGGAGCCCGCCTTCGCCGAGAACGCCAAGCGCCGTACCGACCTGCCCTTCCTGGTGCGCCTGCGCGAGCGGGCCGACGGGTACGTGGCCCACCGCTTCCTGACCGCCGCCGACCTGGGCGAGGACTCCCCCAGGGCGCACCTGAAGACCGTGCTGCTGGGCAGGGGCGGCCGGCCCGTGGTGCCGAACGGCTCGCTGGGCTTCCGCCGCGACCCCGCCCACTGGAACCTGACACTGGAGACCGACCCCGCCCTCACCATGTACGGCAAGGGCGGCGGCGTGGCCGAGGTGCTGCTCGCCCGCTTCGACGAGGGCTCCGGGCTCCTGCGCCGCGGCGTGCCCGTGGTGCGGGTCGGCGACCACGTGGTGACGACCGTCTACGACCTGCTGCTCGCGCAGTACGGCGTCGCGCGCGAGGGGCTGCCGGGCAGGTGGCCGAGCGGGTACGACGACGCGCTGGAGCCGTACACGCCGGGGTGGCAGGAGCCGATCACCGGAGTGGCCGCGGCGCGGGCGGTCAGACTCGCCCGCGAGCTGGGTGAGACCGCGCTGCGCACCGGCGGCCGGTGCATGATCATGCCGGGCCGGCTCGGCACCGACCACGCCGACACCGCGCACCGGGCCATCCTGCCGCTGCTGGTGCTGACCGGGTGCTCGGGCGTGCAGGGCGGCGGCTGGGTCAGGCCGAGGGCCGAGGGCGAGCGGGTGGTGGAGGCGGGCGCCTACTTCTACCTGCACGGCGACAGGTGGCGCTACGACGGCACCGACGTGGGGATGCTGTCGTGGGTGCTGGGCGAGGGGCTGTTCAACGACAGGGCGCCCGGCGCCGTGCTGGCCGAGGCGGTGCGGGAGGGCTGGCTGCCGATGGCTCCCGAGTACGACCGCAATCCGCTCGACACGGTGGCGGAGCCGTCGAGGCACGCCTGCGACGATCCCGACCATCCGGCCAACTGGCCCAGAGTGCTCACGCTCGCGCACAGCGACCAGATCGACGACTGCTTCCTGCACCACCTGATCGGGTCCGCGCCCGGGCTGCCCTGCGCCGACCTGAGCGCTCCCGTGGGCAAGCTGGACCTGGTGCTCGGCGCCTCGGAGTACGCCGACCTGCCGCTACCCGACGTGCGGCAGCTGGCCGAGACCTTCGCCAAGCTCGCGGTGGACCACCTCGGCACGCGCAGGGACTTCGTGCGCGGCTACATCGTCGAGCGGAACTATCCGGAGACCGCGGCGCTGCTGGCCGCGGTGCCGGGGCCCGCCGTACGGCCGGAGGGGATGCCGTGGCAGACGCTGTCCGGCCGTTTGCACACCTTCATCGACCACGACTGGATGCACGAGTACGGCGAGGCGCTGCCCACCTACCGCCCCCCGGGCACCGGCCAGCCGGTCAAGCCGACGCTGATGGTCAGGCACAGGGGGCAGGAGGGCTGA
- the erm gene encoding 23S ribosomal RNA methyltransferase Erm, translating to MLSQNFLVDRHAVDLMIKAARPSGLVLEPGSGEGALTTALARAGAEVIGYEIDPLLAAKLKARTGLKIVKGDFTAARPPAEPFAVVGNIPYSVTSRIVDWCLTAPSLTSATLLTQLEYARKRSGDFGRWSLVTVESWPWFTWELLGRIGRESFRPVPSVDSAILRIERRPEPLVEDARGFADLVRLGFEGVGGSLYASLRPHYGGVDAAFARAGVARDTVVAFVHPDQWVTLFGSLSR from the coding sequence GTGCTGTCGCAGAACTTCCTGGTCGATCGGCACGCCGTCGATCTGATGATCAAGGCGGCCAGGCCGAGCGGCCTGGTTCTGGAGCCGGGCTCGGGTGAGGGCGCGCTGACGACGGCGCTGGCACGGGCGGGGGCCGAGGTCATCGGCTACGAGATCGACCCGCTGCTGGCCGCCAAGCTCAAGGCCAGAACCGGCCTGAAGATCGTCAAGGGCGACTTCACCGCGGCGCGGCCGCCCGCCGAGCCGTTCGCGGTCGTGGGGAACATTCCCTACTCGGTCACGTCCAGGATCGTCGACTGGTGCCTGACGGCGCCGTCGCTGACCTCCGCGACCCTGCTCACCCAGCTGGAGTACGCGCGCAAGCGCAGCGGCGACTTCGGCAGGTGGAGCCTGGTCACGGTGGAGAGCTGGCCGTGGTTCACCTGGGAGCTGCTCGGCAGGATCGGCAGGGAGAGCTTCAGGCCGGTGCCGTCGGTCGACTCGGCCATCCTGCGCATCGAGCGGCGGCCCGAACCGCTGGTCGAGGACGCCCGAGGCTTCGCCGACCTGGTCAGGCTGGGCTTCGAGGGCGTCGGCGGCTCGCTGTACGCCTCGCTGAGACCGCACTACGGCGGGGTGGACGCGGCGTTCGCGCGAGCGGGCGTCGCCCGTGACACGGTCGTCGCGTTCGTCCACCCCGACCAGTGGGTCACGCTGTTCGGGAGCCTGTCGCGGTAG
- a CDS encoding ATP-binding protein has product MQATVTVTPARLPEVLLHVAVVRPVFLWGAPGIGKSSLVRQFADALGLDCVTLLGTQLAPEDLIGVPELVGGRSRFAPPESIARDEPYCLFLDELNASAPEVQKAFYSLILDRRIGAYELPEGSVVIGAGNRASDNALARPMASALVNRLVHVHLRVSADDWLKWAAANGIHPWIVDYLIQRPDHLWSAPPKTEEPFSSPRAWHMLSDVMHSFGPAESLDDDTLAVLAFGTLTTAHASAFRAYVKTVRHAYDLDAVLKGEVSWPRRPEDRDLLYFLSETFRARLVKELPADKRGASARGRDLGFRAKTLLVELAEISLECAQLVIANDENGAPALPTWFLVEVGRDLPRLIAARS; this is encoded by the coding sequence ATGCAGGCAACGGTCACGGTCACTCCCGCCCGCCTGCCTGAGGTGCTGCTCCATGTCGCCGTGGTGCGCCCGGTCTTCCTCTGGGGCGCGCCGGGCATCGGGAAGAGTTCGCTGGTCAGGCAGTTCGCCGACGCGCTCGGGCTCGACTGCGTCACGCTCCTCGGCACGCAGCTCGCGCCCGAGGATCTCATCGGCGTGCCCGAACTCGTCGGCGGGCGCAGCAGGTTCGCGCCGCCCGAGTCCATCGCCAGGGACGAGCCGTACTGCCTGTTCCTCGACGAGCTGAACGCCAGCGCGCCCGAGGTGCAGAAGGCGTTCTACTCGCTGATCCTCGACCGCAGGATCGGCGCCTACGAGCTGCCCGAGGGCTCGGTCGTGATCGGCGCGGGCAACCGGGCCAGCGACAACGCCCTGGCCCGCCCGATGGCCTCGGCGCTGGTCAACCGCCTGGTCCACGTCCATCTGCGCGTCTCGGCCGACGACTGGCTGAAGTGGGCGGCGGCCAACGGCATCCACCCGTGGATCGTCGACTACCTCATCCAGCGCCCCGACCACCTGTGGAGCGCGCCGCCCAAGACCGAGGAGCCCTTCTCCTCGCCGCGCGCCTGGCACATGCTCTCCGACGTCATGCACTCCTTCGGCCCGGCGGAGTCGCTCGACGACGACACCCTCGCCGTGCTCGCCTTCGGCACACTCACCACCGCGCACGCCTCGGCCTTCCGCGCCTACGTCAAAACCGTGCGGCACGCCTACGACCTCGACGCGGTCCTCAAGGGCGAGGTGTCGTGGCCGCGCCGTCCCGAGGACCGCGACCTGCTCTACTTCCTGTCGGAGACCTTCCGCGCCAGGCTGGTCAAGGAACTGCCCGCCGACAAGCGCGGCGCCTCGGCCCGCGGCAGGGACCTCGGCTTCCGCGCCAAGACGCTGCTGGTGGAGCTGGCGGAGATCTCGCTGGAGTGCGCTCAGCTGGTCATCGCCAACGACGAGAACGGCGCGCCCGCGCTGCCCACCTGGTTCCTGGTGGAGGTCGGCCGCGACCTGCCCCGCCTGATCGCCGCCCGCTCATGA
- a CDS encoding DUF2201 family putative metallopeptidase, which translates to MSRKAAGRDKKADPRRLEALKGWQLVSGHPLFAHYHRQLVEDRQTYVTAHGSVHYDTATRADAAEWAWTFAHLLLHLGFGHADPGTCAPADLGPKVSDTCHLPDPAYLAACCVAVDRFLTTLKLGRNPAPLPATLPTEDEVTLSERWRRTGLPAEHAPLGPADFRIGSREAATTFDYQRSFAIGVARTATSALDLAGTSPTRQEGPWDRALSWFVSSYPLLGALAAGMTVVADLARGWDISIAAVSAEAAEIYVNPLAGLDAEEWRFVLAHEMLHAALRHGERIGGRDPFVWNVACDYVINGWLVEMGVGEMPEGLLHDPSLAGLSAEAVYDRIVTDLRRMRKLATLRGRGLGDVLDRPIGGGKGYLDLDDYYRNALSQGLVYHQGSGRGLVPYGLEQEIRALDQPPLPWDARLARWFDEHVPAVERRRSYARASRRQAASPGIPRPGWVRPEELVRQATFGVVLDTSGSMDTKLLGKALGAIASYATARDVPRARVVFCDAAAYDAGYLPVEEIATRVRVRGRGGTVLQPGVNLLERADDFPADGPILVITDGDCDVLRIRREHAFLVPQGARLPFRPRGPVFAMK; encoded by the coding sequence ATGAGCAGGAAGGCCGCAGGCCGTGACAAGAAGGCCGACCCGAGGCGCCTGGAGGCGCTCAAGGGCTGGCAGCTCGTGAGCGGGCACCCGCTGTTCGCCCACTACCACCGCCAGCTGGTGGAGGACCGGCAGACCTACGTCACCGCCCACGGCAGCGTCCACTACGACACCGCCACCCGCGCCGACGCCGCCGAATGGGCGTGGACGTTCGCGCACCTCCTGCTGCACCTCGGCTTCGGCCACGCCGACCCCGGCACCTGCGCCCCCGCCGACCTCGGGCCCAAGGTGTCGGACACCTGCCACCTGCCCGACCCCGCCTACCTGGCGGCCTGCTGCGTGGCCGTCGACCGTTTCCTCACGACGCTGAAGCTCGGCCGCAACCCCGCGCCGCTGCCCGCCACGCTGCCCACCGAGGACGAGGTCACGCTGTCGGAACGCTGGCGCAGAACCGGCCTGCCGGCCGAACACGCTCCGCTCGGCCCCGCCGACTTCCGCATCGGCTCACGCGAGGCGGCCACCACCTTCGACTACCAGCGCTCCTTCGCCATCGGCGTCGCCCGGACCGCCACCTCGGCCCTCGACCTGGCGGGCACCTCCCCGACCCGGCAGGAAGGCCCGTGGGACAGGGCGCTGAGCTGGTTCGTCTCCTCCTATCCCCTGCTCGGCGCGCTGGCGGCGGGCATGACGGTCGTCGCCGACCTGGCCAGAGGCTGGGACATCTCGATCGCCGCCGTCAGCGCCGAGGCCGCCGAGATATACGTCAACCCGCTGGCCGGGCTCGACGCCGAGGAGTGGCGGTTCGTGCTGGCCCACGAGATGCTGCACGCCGCGCTCAGGCACGGCGAGCGCATCGGCGGGCGTGACCCCTTCGTCTGGAACGTCGCCTGCGACTACGTGATCAACGGCTGGCTGGTCGAGATGGGCGTCGGCGAGATGCCCGAGGGCCTGCTGCACGACCCCTCGCTGGCCGGGCTGTCGGCCGAGGCCGTCTACGACAGGATCGTCACCGACCTGCGCCGCATGCGCAAGCTCGCCACCCTGCGCGGACGCGGTCTGGGCGACGTGCTCGACCGGCCCATCGGGGGCGGCAAGGGCTATCTCGATCTCGACGACTACTACCGCAACGCGCTCAGCCAGGGACTGGTCTACCACCAGGGCAGCGGGCGGGGGCTGGTGCCGTACGGGCTGGAGCAGGAGATCCGCGCGCTCGACCAGCCGCCGCTGCCCTGGGACGCCAGGCTGGCCCGCTGGTTCGACGAGCACGTGCCCGCCGTCGAGCGGCGCCGCTCCTACGCCCGCGCCTCCCGCCGCCAGGCCGCCAGCCCCGGCATCCCGCGCCCCGGGTGGGTCCGTCCCGAGGAGCTGGTACGGCAGGCGACCTTCGGCGTCGTCCTTGACACCTCGGGCTCGATGGACACCAAGCTGCTCGGCAAGGCGCTGGGCGCGATCGCCTCCTACGCCACGGCCCGCGACGTGCCGCGCGCTCGCGTGGTGTTCTGCGACGCCGCGGCCTACGACGCCGGGTACCTGCCGGTGGAGGAGATCGCGACCAGGGTCAGGGTGCGGGGGCGCGGGGGCACCGTGCTGCAGCCGGGCGTCAACCTGCTCGAACGGGCCGACGACTTCCCCGCCGACGGGCCGATCCTGGTGATCACCGACGGGGACTGCGACGTGCTGAGGATCAGGAGGGAGCACGCCTTCCTCGTCCCGCAGGGCGCCAGGCTGCCCTTCCGCCCGCGCGGACCGGTCTTCGCGATGAAGTGA
- a CDS encoding sensor histidine kinase: MLAVLRSVWDEPRPPRPPLRVWRDWALVAALVPLSVLEGVLRPDLPWRSLSMIVTVALVPTLLWRRSRPLLMVVIAFGVTALVPLVTGGAFQETYTMVYLLLLPYALVRWGPGREVVIGLAVILVNVCRTMVFDHPGATDVIGAFAVLFATVTLGLASRYRAGARIRELDQIKLLEREQLARDLHDTVAHHVSAMAIRAQAGLATAESRPAAATEALRMIEAEASRALAEMRTMVRVLRRDEPAELAPGRRIADLEQLASRSRSGPSVDVEIRGDLDDLPPSVGAAIYHLAQESVTNARRHARHATRIEVRVAADDTSVRLHVSDDGDPPAVRPAARPAGYGLIGMIERADLLGGTCEAGPNPDRGWTVTAVLPRTQPAT, encoded by the coding sequence GTGCTCGCCGTTCTTCGTTCCGTGTGGGACGAGCCCCGTCCGCCCCGCCCGCCGCTGCGGGTATGGCGCGACTGGGCGCTGGTAGCGGCGCTCGTGCCGCTATCGGTGCTCGAAGGAGTGCTGCGGCCGGATCTGCCGTGGCGGTCCCTCTCGATGATCGTCACCGTCGCGCTGGTGCCCACGCTGTTGTGGCGCAGGAGCAGGCCGCTGCTGATGGTCGTGATCGCCTTCGGCGTCACCGCCCTGGTCCCGCTGGTGACGGGCGGCGCGTTCCAGGAGACGTACACGATGGTGTACCTGCTGCTCCTGCCGTACGCGCTGGTCCGATGGGGGCCTGGGCGCGAGGTGGTGATCGGGCTGGCGGTCATCCTCGTCAATGTCTGCCGCACGATGGTCTTCGACCATCCCGGTGCCACCGATGTGATCGGCGCGTTCGCCGTTCTGTTCGCGACCGTCACCCTGGGCCTGGCCTCCCGCTACCGGGCCGGGGCGAGGATCCGCGAGCTCGACCAGATCAAGCTGCTCGAACGCGAACAGCTGGCCCGCGACCTGCACGACACCGTCGCCCATCACGTCTCCGCCATGGCGATCCGCGCCCAGGCGGGCCTCGCGACCGCGGAGTCACGGCCGGCCGCCGCCACCGAGGCGCTCCGCATGATCGAGGCCGAGGCGTCGCGTGCCCTCGCCGAAATGCGGACGATGGTCCGCGTCCTCCGCCGCGACGAACCGGCGGAGCTGGCGCCCGGCCGGCGCATCGCCGATCTCGAACAGCTGGCGAGCCGGTCGCGCTCAGGTCCGTCCGTCGACGTGGAGATCCGCGGCGACCTCGACGACCTCCCACCCTCCGTCGGGGCCGCGATCTACCACCTTGCCCAGGAGTCGGTCACCAACGCCCGGCGGCACGCCCGTCACGCCACCCGCATCGAGGTCCGCGTCGCCGCCGACGACACGTCGGTGCGTCTGCACGTGAGCGACGACGGCGACCCGCCTGCCGTACGCCCTGCCGCGCGGCCGGCGGGATACGGGCTCATCGGCATGATCGAACGCGCTGACCTGCTCGGCGGCACCTGCGAAGCCGGCCCGAACCCCGATCGGGGCTGGACGGTGACCGCCGTGCTGCCCCGAACCCAGCCGGCGACATGA
- a CDS encoding response regulator: MSIRVLVADDQEIVRTGLAMILDAQPDIEVIGQAADGRRAVELARRLRPDVCLFDIRMPGLDGIAATRALAGPTVDDPLAIVVITTFDLDEYVYAALRAGARGFLLKDAGAALLSQAVHAAANGDALIAPSITARLLSAFAAAGPTSAPAQPIETLTEREEQVLATVARGRTNSEIGDELHISLSTVKSHIASLMAKLGARNRVEIAMWAYETNRVRN, encoded by the coding sequence ATGAGCATCCGGGTGCTCGTCGCCGACGACCAGGAGATCGTCCGCACCGGGCTCGCGATGATTCTCGACGCCCAGCCGGACATCGAGGTCATCGGCCAGGCCGCCGACGGCCGGCGAGCCGTCGAGCTCGCGAGACGCCTGCGTCCCGACGTGTGCCTGTTCGACATCCGCATGCCCGGCCTCGACGGCATCGCGGCCACCCGCGCCCTGGCCGGGCCGACCGTCGACGACCCGCTGGCCATCGTCGTCATCACCACGTTCGACCTCGACGAATACGTCTACGCCGCGCTGCGGGCAGGCGCCAGGGGCTTCCTGCTCAAGGACGCCGGCGCCGCCCTGCTCTCCCAGGCCGTCCACGCCGCCGCCAACGGCGACGCCCTCATCGCGCCGAGCATCACCGCGAGACTGCTCAGCGCCTTCGCCGCCGCCGGGCCCACCTCGGCGCCCGCGCAGCCCATCGAGACGCTCACGGAACGGGAGGAGCAGGTCCTCGCCACCGTGGCACGAGGACGGACCAACAGCGAGATCGGCGACGAGCTCCACATCTCTCTCAGCACCGTCAAGTCACACATCGCCAGCCTCATGGCCAAGCTCGGCGCGCGCAACCGCGTCGAGATCGCCATGTGGGCCTACGAGACCAACCGCGTCAGGAACTGA
- a CDS encoding DUF2306 domain-containing protein: MTDKSLTTHPRPPRAGRRTDDRNTRTGWLVPAALIALSVVPLVMGAVRLTELAGGADVTPENARFFDAPLPVVLHILSVGVYSILGAFQFASRFRGRRPGWHRVAGRVLVPSGIVAALSGLWMTLFYARPAGDGDLLAGFRLVFGSAMVLAICLGLAAIRRRDFARHRAWMARGYAIGLGAGTQALVHLPWMAIFGAPDELSRALLMGSGWAINLVVAEWIIRGRRVSS, translated from the coding sequence ATGACCGACAAGAGCCTGACGACGCACCCGCGACCACCGCGAGCCGGCCGACGAACGGATGACAGGAACACCAGGACAGGTTGGCTCGTGCCCGCCGCGCTGATCGCCCTCAGCGTCGTGCCCCTGGTCATGGGGGCCGTCCGCCTGACCGAGCTGGCAGGTGGCGCGGACGTCACGCCGGAGAACGCCCGGTTCTTCGACGCGCCCCTGCCCGTGGTGCTGCACATCCTCAGCGTCGGCGTGTACAGCATCCTGGGCGCCTTCCAGTTCGCGTCCCGTTTCCGCGGCCGCAGACCCGGCTGGCATCGCGTCGCCGGACGGGTCCTGGTGCCCAGCGGGATCGTCGCGGCGCTTTCGGGGCTGTGGATGACCCTGTTCTACGCCCGCCCCGCCGGTGACGGTGACCTCCTCGCCGGCTTCCGACTCGTGTTCGGCTCGGCCATGGTCCTGGCCATCTGCCTGGGTCTGGCCGCGATCCGGCGGCGGGACTTCGCCCGGCACCGTGCCTGGATGGCTCGCGGCTATGCGATCGGCCTGGGCGCGGGCACGCAGGCGCTGGTCCACCTGCCCTGGATGGCGATCTTCGGGGCGCCCGACGAGCTCAGCAGGGCGCTGCTCATGGGCTCCGGCTGGGCGATCAACCTCGTCGTGGCCGAATGGATCATCCGCGGGCGCCGCGTCAGTTCCTGA